From Erigeron canadensis isolate Cc75 chromosome 8, C_canadensis_v1, whole genome shotgun sequence, one genomic window encodes:
- the LOC122578987 gene encoding transportin MOS14 isoform X1 has product MELQSQVAQAVHVLNHDTQSCNRVSANQWLVQFQQTDAAWEIATSILTCHQSSGFEVEFFAAQLLKRKIQNEGHCLQLEAKESLVNALLLAAKRFSLGPSQLLTQICLALSTLILHAVEYYKPIEKLFYSLQNIQGQDDGNMVVLEMLTVLPEVVEDESANYRTKSGQRVDYGPELLSHTSAVLEFLKQQSEERFDDVVQLHERSRKILRCLLSWVRAGCFSEILPISLLAHPLLNFVFSSLQVPSSFDLATEVLIELVGRHEGLPQVLICKVGFIKDVLRQAFNGRDEKVISGLACLMSEIGQAAPSLIIEAHSEALTLVDALLSCVSFPSQDWDIADSTLQFWCCLASNIVRMDFDNSEHVKDVFSPVFSALLDALLMRSQVDDATYTTETVTRDLPDGLAQFRLNLVELLVDICHLLRSSAYLQKIFSNGWISSNSSMQIPWKEVETRMFALNAVADVVLHEGQTFDLFMVLHLVTVLCDRESYEPKGFMCIVHRSLADVIGSYSKWISSYITDVRPLLLFFSAGLSEPLCTHACATAFRKFCEDATAVMHKPASLEMLMWITEGLEKRHLPLEDEEDVIGAVTLILGSLPNLELRNSLLLKLLSSSFGSIRKLIDRDHVHSLRQLPAAYTHLVSSSVRGFFRIETVFSHLVVTPSTCHDIDNSVIVILESFWPLLEKILQSEHIENAGLSMAACRALSQAIKSAGHHFVTLLPKVLDYLSTNFASFQTHECYIKTASVVVEEFGNKGEYGPLFISTFERFTNASSVMALNSSYVCDQEPDLVEAYCSFTSIFLHSSSKEVVASSGPLLEVSLQKAAICCTAMHRGAALAAMSYMSCFLELCVTSLLESMTCNSESPVTSMTVHVISHSGEGLVSNVVYALLGVSAMSRVHKCATILQQLAAVCSFAEKTMWKSILCWDSLHGWLHAAVRSLPSEYLRQGEAESLVPVWLKALSDAADDYVESRTSDGDRNHKHMRGKGGRILKYLFREFVDSHRNITT; this is encoded by the exons atggaGTTACAAAGCCAGGTAGCACAGGCGGTACACGTGCTGAATCACGATACACAATCATGTAATCGTGTATCAGCAAATCAATGGCTGGTTCAGTTTCAGCAAACAGATGCTGCTTGGGAAATTGCTACTTCTATTTTGACTTGTCATCAGTCTTCCGGTTTCGAAGTCGAGTTTTTCGCTGCTCAGCTTCTTAAACGAAAG ATCCAAAATGAAGGACATTGTCTGCAGCTAGAAGCTAAGGAATCACTCGTTAATGCTCTTCTTCTGGCTGCTAAAAGATTTAGTTTAGGCCCGTCCCAG CTTTTAACACAAATTTGTCTGGCTTTATCTACACTGATACTTCATGCTGTGGAGTACTACAAGCCAATTGAGAAGCTCTTTTACAGTCTTCAGAATATTCAAGGTCAGGATGATGGCAATATGGTTGTTTTGGAAATGCTCACAGTATTACCAGAAGTTGTTGAAGATGAATCTGCTAATTATAGAACCAAATCAGGTCAAAGAGTTGACTATGGTCCAGAG TTACTCTCGCATACATCAGCAGTGCTTGAATTCTTAAAGCAGCAATCCGAGGAAAGGTTTGATGATGTCGTCCAACTACATGAAAGGAGCAGAAAGATACTGCGTTGTTTGTTAAGTTGG GTCCGAGCAGGATGCTTCTCAGAAATTTTACCAATATCATTATTAGCCCATCCCCttcttaattttgttttcaGTTCTTTGCAG GTTCCATCCTCATTTGATTTAGCTACTGAGGTTTTGATTGAGCTCGTTGGTCGGCATGAG GGATTGCCACAAGTTCTTATATGCAAAGTAGGATTTATTAAAGATGTTCTTCGTCAAGCATTTAATGGCAGAGATGAGAAAGTAATCAGTGGTCTTGCTTGCTTGATGTCGGAGATTGGTCAGGCT GCCCCGAGTTTGATCATAGAAGCCCACTCTGAAGCACTAACACTGGTGGATGCACTTTTGAG TTGTGTATCATTTCCAAGTCAAGATTGGGATATTGCAGACTCAACCTTACAGTTCTG GTGTTGTCTTGCAAGTAACATTGTTCGAATGGATTTCGATAATAGTGAACATGTTAAAGATGTTTTTTCCCCAGTGTTTTCGGCATTGCTTGATGCTCTTTTAATGCGTTCTCAG GTGGATGATGCAACATATACAACTGAGACTGTAACAAGAGACTTACCAGACGGGTTGGCTCAATTTAGATTAAATCTAGTGGAGCTGTTGGTGGATATTTGCCACCTTTTAAGGTCTTCTGCATATCTGCAGAAG ATTTTTTCTAATGGTTGGATATCTTCAAACTCAAGCATGCAAATTCCTTGGAAGGAGGTGGAAACCAGAATGTTTGCTCTTAATGCG GTTGCTGATGTAGTACTGCATGAGGGCCAAACATTTGATCTCTTCATGGTGTTGCACCTGGTGACAGTTTTATGTGATAGGGAATCGTATGAACCAAAAGGctttatgtgtatt GTACATCGATCACTTGCAGATGTTATTGGTTCTTATTCGAAGTGGATTTCTTCATATATAACTGATGTCAGACCATTGCT TTTATTTTTTTCGGCTGGTTTGTCAGAACCATTGTGTACACATGCGTGTGCAACTGCCTTCAGAAAGTTCTGTGAAGATGCTACTGCAGTCATGCACAAACCTGCAAGTTTAGAAATGTTAATGTGGATTACAGAG GGATTGGAGAAGAGGCACCTACCTCTAGAAGATGAGGAAGATGTTATTGGTGCTGTTACTCTGATACTTGGATCCCTTCCTAACTTGGAGTTAAGAAACAGTTTGTTGCTTAAGTTGCTTTCTTCTAGCTTTGGATCCATTCGCAAACTT ATTGACAGGGATCATGTTCATTCTTTGAGGCAACTACCAGCTGCTTACACTCATCTTGTCAGTTCTTCAGTGAGGGGCTTTTTCAG GATAGAAACTGTTTTCAGTCATCTTGTAGTTACACCTTCTACATGTCATGATATAGACAATTCTGTAATTGTCATTCTTGAAAGTTTTTGGCCTCTCCTTGAGAAAATTTTGCAGTCAGAGCATATTGAGAATGCAGGTTTATCCATGGCAGCTTGCAGGGCACTCTCACAGGCAATCAAGTCTGCAG GTCATCACTTTGTGACATTGTTGCCCAAAGTTTTAGATTATCTATCAACAAATTTTGCGTCATTTCAAACTCATGAGTGCTACATTAAAACAG CTTCCGTTGTTGTAGAAGAATTTGGTAACAAGGGGGAATATGGACCTTTATTCATCAGTACATTTGAAAGATTTACAAATGCATCATCAGTAATGGCTCTAAATTCTTCTTATGTATGTGATCAAGAGCCCGATCTTGTGGAGGCTTATTGTAGTTTCACATCAATCTTTCTTCACAGCTCTTCAAAG GAAGTAGTGGCTTCTTCTGGCCCTCTTTTAGAAGTTTCACTTCAGAAAGCCGCTATATGTTGTACAGCTATGCATCGTGGAGCAGCACTCGCAGCAATGTCGTATATGTCGT GTTTCCTAGAGCTTTGCGTGACTTCATTGCTGGAATCAATGACATGTAACTCTGAATCCCCAGTTACATCCATGACTGTTCATGTAATATCTCACAGTGGCGAGGGACTTGTCTCAAATGTGGTTTATGCTTTACTTGGTGTTTCAGCAATGTCAAGG GTTCATAAATGTGCAACTATCTTGCAACAATTAGCGGCTGTATGCAGTTTTGCCGAGAAAACAATGTGGAAATCTATTCTCTGTTGGGATTCCTTACATGGATGGCTGCATGCTGCG GTGCGGAGTCTTCCCAGTGAGTACCTACGGCAGGGGGAAGCAGAGTCCTTAGTACCGGTATGGCTAAAGGCCCTTAGTGATGCagctgatgattatgttgaAAGTAGAACCAGTGATGGAGATAGGAATCATAAACACATGCGGGGAAAGGGTGGCAGGATACTCAAGTATTTATTTCGGGAATTTGTTGACAGTCATCGTAACATTACAACGTAA
- the LOC122578987 gene encoding transportin MOS14 isoform X2, with protein sequence MELQSQVAQAVHVLNHDTQSCNRVSANQWLVQFQQTDAAWEIATSILTCHQSSGFEVEFFAAQLLKRKIQNEGHCLQLEAKESLVNALLLAAKRFSLGPSQLLTQICLALSTLILHAVEYYKPIEKLFYSLQNIQGQDDGNMVVLEMLTVLPEVVEDESANYRTKSGQRVDYGPELLSHTSAVLEFLKQQSEERFDDVVQLHERSRKILRCLLSWVRAGCFSEILPISLLAHPLLNFVFSSLQVPSSFDLATEVLIELVGRHEGLPQVLICKVGFIKDVLRQAFNGRDEKVISGLACLMSEIGQAAPSLIIEAHSEALTLVDALLSCVSFPSQDWDIADSTLQFWCCLASNIVRMDFDNSEHVKDVFSPVFSALLDALLMRSQVDDATYTTETVTRDLPDGLAQFRLNLVELLVDICHLLRSSAYLQKIFSNGWISSNSSMQIPWKEVETRMFALNAVADVVLHEGQTFDLFMVLHLVTVLCDRESYEPKGFMCIVHRSLADVIGSYSKWISSYITDVRPLLLFFSAGLSEPLCTHACATAFRKFCEDATAVMHKPASLEMLMWITEGLEKRHLPLEDEEDVIGAVTLILGSLPNLELRNSLLLKLLSSSFGSIRKLIDRDHVHSLRQLPAAYTHLVSSSVRGFFRIETVFSHLVVTPSTCHDIDNSVIVILESFWPLLEKILQSEHIENAGLSMAACRALSQAIKSAGHHFVTLLPKVLDYLSTNFASFQTHECYIKTASVVVEEFGNKGEYGPLFISTFERFTNASSVMALNSSYVCDQEPDLVEAYCSFTSIFLHSSSKEVVASSGPLLEVSLQKAAICCTAMHRGAALAAMSYMSCFLELCVTSLLESMTCNSESPVTSMTVHVISHSGEGLVSNVVYALLGVSAMSRVHKCALSLTYFVYRST encoded by the exons atggaGTTACAAAGCCAGGTAGCACAGGCGGTACACGTGCTGAATCACGATACACAATCATGTAATCGTGTATCAGCAAATCAATGGCTGGTTCAGTTTCAGCAAACAGATGCTGCTTGGGAAATTGCTACTTCTATTTTGACTTGTCATCAGTCTTCCGGTTTCGAAGTCGAGTTTTTCGCTGCTCAGCTTCTTAAACGAAAG ATCCAAAATGAAGGACATTGTCTGCAGCTAGAAGCTAAGGAATCACTCGTTAATGCTCTTCTTCTGGCTGCTAAAAGATTTAGTTTAGGCCCGTCCCAG CTTTTAACACAAATTTGTCTGGCTTTATCTACACTGATACTTCATGCTGTGGAGTACTACAAGCCAATTGAGAAGCTCTTTTACAGTCTTCAGAATATTCAAGGTCAGGATGATGGCAATATGGTTGTTTTGGAAATGCTCACAGTATTACCAGAAGTTGTTGAAGATGAATCTGCTAATTATAGAACCAAATCAGGTCAAAGAGTTGACTATGGTCCAGAG TTACTCTCGCATACATCAGCAGTGCTTGAATTCTTAAAGCAGCAATCCGAGGAAAGGTTTGATGATGTCGTCCAACTACATGAAAGGAGCAGAAAGATACTGCGTTGTTTGTTAAGTTGG GTCCGAGCAGGATGCTTCTCAGAAATTTTACCAATATCATTATTAGCCCATCCCCttcttaattttgttttcaGTTCTTTGCAG GTTCCATCCTCATTTGATTTAGCTACTGAGGTTTTGATTGAGCTCGTTGGTCGGCATGAG GGATTGCCACAAGTTCTTATATGCAAAGTAGGATTTATTAAAGATGTTCTTCGTCAAGCATTTAATGGCAGAGATGAGAAAGTAATCAGTGGTCTTGCTTGCTTGATGTCGGAGATTGGTCAGGCT GCCCCGAGTTTGATCATAGAAGCCCACTCTGAAGCACTAACACTGGTGGATGCACTTTTGAG TTGTGTATCATTTCCAAGTCAAGATTGGGATATTGCAGACTCAACCTTACAGTTCTG GTGTTGTCTTGCAAGTAACATTGTTCGAATGGATTTCGATAATAGTGAACATGTTAAAGATGTTTTTTCCCCAGTGTTTTCGGCATTGCTTGATGCTCTTTTAATGCGTTCTCAG GTGGATGATGCAACATATACAACTGAGACTGTAACAAGAGACTTACCAGACGGGTTGGCTCAATTTAGATTAAATCTAGTGGAGCTGTTGGTGGATATTTGCCACCTTTTAAGGTCTTCTGCATATCTGCAGAAG ATTTTTTCTAATGGTTGGATATCTTCAAACTCAAGCATGCAAATTCCTTGGAAGGAGGTGGAAACCAGAATGTTTGCTCTTAATGCG GTTGCTGATGTAGTACTGCATGAGGGCCAAACATTTGATCTCTTCATGGTGTTGCACCTGGTGACAGTTTTATGTGATAGGGAATCGTATGAACCAAAAGGctttatgtgtatt GTACATCGATCACTTGCAGATGTTATTGGTTCTTATTCGAAGTGGATTTCTTCATATATAACTGATGTCAGACCATTGCT TTTATTTTTTTCGGCTGGTTTGTCAGAACCATTGTGTACACATGCGTGTGCAACTGCCTTCAGAAAGTTCTGTGAAGATGCTACTGCAGTCATGCACAAACCTGCAAGTTTAGAAATGTTAATGTGGATTACAGAG GGATTGGAGAAGAGGCACCTACCTCTAGAAGATGAGGAAGATGTTATTGGTGCTGTTACTCTGATACTTGGATCCCTTCCTAACTTGGAGTTAAGAAACAGTTTGTTGCTTAAGTTGCTTTCTTCTAGCTTTGGATCCATTCGCAAACTT ATTGACAGGGATCATGTTCATTCTTTGAGGCAACTACCAGCTGCTTACACTCATCTTGTCAGTTCTTCAGTGAGGGGCTTTTTCAG GATAGAAACTGTTTTCAGTCATCTTGTAGTTACACCTTCTACATGTCATGATATAGACAATTCTGTAATTGTCATTCTTGAAAGTTTTTGGCCTCTCCTTGAGAAAATTTTGCAGTCAGAGCATATTGAGAATGCAGGTTTATCCATGGCAGCTTGCAGGGCACTCTCACAGGCAATCAAGTCTGCAG GTCATCACTTTGTGACATTGTTGCCCAAAGTTTTAGATTATCTATCAACAAATTTTGCGTCATTTCAAACTCATGAGTGCTACATTAAAACAG CTTCCGTTGTTGTAGAAGAATTTGGTAACAAGGGGGAATATGGACCTTTATTCATCAGTACATTTGAAAGATTTACAAATGCATCATCAGTAATGGCTCTAAATTCTTCTTATGTATGTGATCAAGAGCCCGATCTTGTGGAGGCTTATTGTAGTTTCACATCAATCTTTCTTCACAGCTCTTCAAAG GAAGTAGTGGCTTCTTCTGGCCCTCTTTTAGAAGTTTCACTTCAGAAAGCCGCTATATGTTGTACAGCTATGCATCGTGGAGCAGCACTCGCAGCAATGTCGTATATGTCGT GTTTCCTAGAGCTTTGCGTGACTTCATTGCTGGAATCAATGACATGTAACTCTGAATCCCCAGTTACATCCATGACTGTTCATGTAATATCTCACAGTGGCGAGGGACTTGTCTCAAATGTGGTTTATGCTTTACTTGGTGTTTCAGCAATGTCAAGG GTTCATAAATGTGCACTTTCTTTgacttattttgtttatagatcTACTTAG